A single region of the Leptodactylus fuscus isolate aLepFus1 chromosome 5, aLepFus1.hap2, whole genome shotgun sequence genome encodes:
- the LOC142204201 gene encoding olfactory receptor 5B21-like translates to MNQSRQWRPTMFEFSGLTNDTNLSIFLFMFFLLVYVITVVGNIGLAIIVHKTSTLHTPMYVFLSYLSMVDLFYSSVIVPKMVSDILSRKKFISFYGCALQFYFFAAFASIDVHLLSNMAYDRYAAICYPLHYVSIMTRTKCLRMVLIAFALGFFQSSIQTSCIFSLQYCGSNFIDHFYCDIPPLLKLSCSDTFTCDMVIMFLIGFYGIASLATILVSYIYILVAILQIKSTKGRQKAFSTCSSHIICASIFYVSVFLTYLRPPSNLIDKHSKVASIFYSVMTPMLNPLIYSLRNQEVKTIIVQIIHRLGSKKM, encoded by the coding sequence ATGAATCAGAGCCGGCAATGGCGACCGACAATGTTTGAGTTTTCGGGATTGACTAATGATACAAATCTTTCAATCTTCCTCTTCATGTTCTTCCTCCTGGTTtatgtgatcactgtggtgggTAACATTGGGTTAGCCATCATTGTCCATAAGACGTCCACCCTCCACACTCCCATGTACGTCTTCCTCAGTTACCTCTCGATGGTGGACCTCTTCTACTCCTCAGTTATTGTTCCTAAAATGGTCTCCGATATTCTTAGCAGGAAGAAGTTCATCTCATTTTATGGCTGTGCTCTTCAATTCTACTTCTTTGCGGCTTTCGCTAGTATCGATGTTCATCTCCTGTCCAATATGGCCTACGACCGATACGCCGCTATCTGCTACCCTCTACATTACGTGTCCATAATGACCAGGACTAAATGTCTCCGTATGGTTCTCATAGCTTTTGCTCTTGGCTTCTTTCAGTCATCCATACAGACCAGTTGTATCTTCAGTCTTCAATATTGTGGCTCAAATTTTATTGACCACTTCTACTGTGACATCCCCCCATTGCTGAAACTCTCCTGCTCTGATACTTTCACGTGTGACATGGTCATCATGTTCCTCATTGGATTTTATGGCATAGCTTCTCTGGCCACCATACTGGTCTCCTACATCTATATCTTGGTGGCCATTCTACAGATAAAGTCTACTAAGGGCAGACAGAAAGCCTTCAGCACCTGCTCCTCACACATCATCTGCGCCTCCATCTTCTATGTCTCCGTGTTCCTCACATACTTACGTCCTCCTTCCAATCTCATTGATAAGCATAGTAAGGTGGCTTCCATCTTCTATTCTGTCATGACGCCCATGTTGAATCCTCTCATCTACAGCCTGAGGAACCAAGAGGTGAAGACCATCATTGTCCAAATCATACACCGTCTAGGTAGTAAAAAGATGTAA
- the LOC142204202 gene encoding olfactory receptor 5B12-like: MATTNKTHVAFFYLSGITDEVTLVPILFVFFLMVYLVTLVGNIGMVVLVLQTSKLHTPMYFFLSFLSMVDLIYSSIVTPKMLVDLLSMKKTISFTGCTLQLFFFVAIATTEVFLLSNMSYDRYVAICHPLHYISIMTKEKCWYLVLFSFTVGFLFSTAQTSCVFSLDFCGPTLIGHFLCDIPPLLRLSCSDTFICDVVTIFMISLGSIGSLLTILVSYTFIVSSILHMKSAEGRQKAFSTCSAHLMSVFILYGSTYFVYLRSPTSDFDQRNKVASVFYTVITPMLNPLIYSVRNQEVKKVLMMAAGRTRTCFNLKKTPL, from the coding sequence ATGGCCACCACCAACAAGACCCACGTAGCGTTTTTTTACTTGTCAGGAATCACCGATGAGGTAACTCTGGTCCCGATTCTTTTCGTGTTCTTCTTGATGGTCTACTTGGTGACATTAGTAGGTAACATTGGTATGGTGGTTCTTGTCCTGCAAACCTCTAAGCTCCACACTCCTATGTACTTCTTCTTGAGCTTCCTCTCCATGGTGGACCTCATCTACTCATCCATCGTAACTCCTAAGATGCTTGTGGACCTTCTATCCATGAAGAAGACCATCTCATTTACCGGGTGCACTCTACAGTTATTCTTCTTTGTTGCCATTGCAACTACTGAGGTCTTTCTTCTCTCCAACATGTCCTATGACCGGTATGTGGCTATCTGCCACCCTCTCCATTACATCTCCATAATGACCAAGGAGAAATGTTGGTATCTCGTCCTCTTCTCCTTCACTGTTGGCTTCTTGTTCTCCACAGCTCAGACTAGTTGTGTGTTTAGTCTAGATTTCTGTGGTCCTACTCTTATAGGCCACTTCTTGTGTGACATCCCTCCCCTGCTTAGACTGTCCTGCTCAGATACCTTCATCTGTGATGTGGTGACCATTTTCATGATCTCCTTAGGCAGCATTGGGTCCTTGTTGACCATCTTGGTCTCATATACATTCATTGTCTCCTCCATCCTCCACATGAAGTCAGCGGAGGGCAGGCAGAAGGCCTTCAGTACATGTTCTGCCCATCTCATGTCCGTCTTCATCCTTTATGGCTCTACCTACTTTGTCTATCTACGATCTCCCACCAGTGACTTTGATCAAAGAAACAAGGTGGCCTCGGTCTTCTATACAGTGATAACACCTATGCTGAATCCACTTATATACAGTGTACGAAACCAGGAGGTGAAGAAGGTCCTCATGATGGCAGCGGGGAGAACAAGAACATGTTTCAATCTGAAGAAGACTCCACTTTAG